gctccaagacgggtgacgctcctagcgctcccccttctccacgcaccatcctcatgcctccgcctgaggctcctcgcgcccagccctccaaggccgctcctggcgcgccgccggctaagacttccggggccccgtctaccgcgccgccgcccaagccctccaagctcatcaaggggaaggcgacggcctccagcgccccttcgggcggccagcagcccttggtgctgcacgtctccaaggctgccaaaagcgccagcatgaaggccaccggcctccttggccgcattacggagttccagcgccaaggccgggacctggggcacctcctgccgtatgcccaaaagtggaacgccgcggacatcactccggcgacccgcggcatgggcaaggatcggctgccggcacctgatcccgtcggggatcggtgttctgaggagcacttcatgcggctccgggctgccgtaaaagagcttgacagcgcgtggtacgattccacgaacaatctgacggtatgttctattaactttcaacctttgccggtttcttcgtttccggttctgctttatcttttccttagtttcatgccggtttctctcttgtctatcttccccagtccccgagttttgtggtgagggcgcagctcttagcgcaaaacttaacttaagattttagcgtgaaaccggcactgccagtccccgagtttcgggttaagaacttggttcttagcacaaaattttaccttatttcttctttttcttgaacaggtcaccgctgacactcggaaggcccttttcgaggagcttttatgggagcaccgggagctcgctgaggcacatgacaagtgccaaggtatggtttttcgtttcaccggcatctttgctaccggaaacctcttttccttgtgatatttacaatttctgttcaacagtgatcccggaagcttccatcgatgctctcaaggagcagctcgccacggcccaacgtactattttttcctttctcctttgaacttggtttcttttcagttttactagtgtaaccttgctaacactcattttttccggttacaggggaaAAGGACGAGCTCAACCGGCAGCACCAGGAtgagctgaacgccctcaagaccagctaccaggatctcaagtctcagctgattcagctggggctcgatcacgccaaggccctcaaagccgctgaagtgagcgcagcggccaagttggacgaggctctggaggatgcttccaatgccactgtggtgttgcgggcagagctggaggagatggccaaggcccggaagggcgccgaggagaaggccgcgcggctggaggaagaGCGTAAagagtgcgatcagctgatcctgcagaccgatacacttgccctccgtaagttgttttcttttacattttgactactgcatacgagccttttttctttCTACCCCATTCTCTTTCCGTTATCTTTcattccggactcttttccttccggtctctttttcttccggactcttctccttccggtctcttttcttccggactcttttccttaaactttttctttctttgcataggcctctttccggactcgcagaggtacgctgtcaagaaggtcgatgcgcaacgcaaggacaaaggccaagcggatcttactgtgccatggacgccgaaggaccatctggtcgcgcttaacgcgcgggtgtcccatatgcgctgcatagaccgcaatctttcggacatccctgatgtagctacccagctatacaggactttgtggcctggcgaggcggtgccggacaccttctccctcatcagcgaccgtctgaaaggtgccggcaggaggatccgcgagtggcagtgctctgctgcccgcgctggagcggactccgccctccgcgtcgcctgctcctggtacccggagctcaatctggacgcccttactggcgtgcgcgaaggcgcagaaacggatctggacccgatcctctccgccaagcggcaggatcgcgcgtaccgcatcgcggagtatgccgacatgcgcaccttcatccctccccctcctggcgtcacggactatctcgacgaggaggaggatgaagccgaagaagagcttctggatgacgctgatgccggtgctgctcctccggAAACCCCTGCCgcatgatgatttcctttgaagtgcttgctcattatatctgttggtcctgttgctttaagacaatatctgttaaattctgccccggaatgccggggcttatgatgtaaaacttaagtttgcctgtggttgtgctacaacatttcctgccggtaagttataccggtagctaagtacttatgagtttgccttaacatattttgcttttggttccgcttttatcctgcactgcaaagatttctcaattgcttccgcatccaatttgatgcatacttggttcttttgccttggctctgcctgccttctctgggcgttctttggcgtatgagcacaaggttctttcaccaaacaagcatcttcttgaacttagaaataattttgaaattttgcaaaaaaccggtttaaccggggttaattaaattttttagattgttctttcctgctctcccttttcgcagttcatgtgcttatcccctaccggtttatcttgcttgccatgaagccggtttgcggacagcagcagagtcgaagactccggtaggatttagcacactactaaaccggaaagaaaaaacattcaataagcaaccggtaaactgaaaaaatagacaagttacatgcaacttaagttggggtagtccccgagattcactcaaggttccggcatcttttattcatagcatataaggtacaaaaaggaacttcttacaccaccacttcaagagtagaaaggacgcaacagagctacgttccatggacgcttgctctcctcgccggacctgtccgcctttcctttcttccattcctgtgcatctatcaagtagtatgcatcattgtgaagcaccttgcttacaatgaagggaccttcccacggtggcaaaagcttatgccggccttcagtgcgctgcaccaggcgaagtacaagatctccttcccggaaaactcttgggttaaccttccggttatgatagcgtcttaggttttgctggtaaatggctgttcttgccaaagccagctctcttgcttcttctagcaagtccacatcgttttctctggcctctttgacctcttgctcagtatagagctgtacccttggtgaatcatggatgatatcggttggtatcaccgcttctgctccataaaccatgaagaagggagtgtatccggtagaccggtttggagttgttcttatactccacagtactgatggtagctcatcgagccaacatcccggtgacttttccaccgcatcaatgagtctaggcttgataccggaaagcaccaaggcattcattctttctacttggccattgccctgtggatgtgccactgagcacaaatccaaccggatgttcttttcttcacagaaccttttgaactcaccttgagcaaagttggttccgttatcagtgatgatgctgtgcgggtatccataccgcaaaatgacatctttcaagaatttcacagctgtatgcccatcacactttgcgataggttttacttccagccacttggtgaacttatccaccatgaccaagatgtgagtcatgctgcttcttgcagttttgaatggtccaaccatgtcaaggcaccaaacagcgaatggccatgttagcggtattgtctttaaaccggatgctggggtatggttttgcttggcgtacctctggcagccgttgcattttcttaccaaatcctcagcgtcctccaaagcagtgggccaatagaacccatgccggaatacttttgctaccaaagcccttgatgaagcatgatgcccacattctccttggtgaatttcctcaagcatttcttttccttcctccggttccacacatctttgaaggacaccggtaacgcttctcttgtacacctcaccattgatgaatgtgtaagctttggaccttctttgtatcctccttgattcattttcgtcagccggcaaggtgccgctgatcaagaattccttaataggtttaacccatgatggtatttctcgaaccaaaaacaccggtgcatctatctccatgctatctaccagcatcgtttcttccggtatgggtacagcagtccccgagcctaccggagcagtccccgagcttgccggagcagtccccgggttcccttcatcgatatccatgggtactacgtgtgactcggtacaaaaattgattctgattccgggctcggcttgatcgatggcactcttaggtgagccaaagctattccgggaggaatttcttgcctagatgagcccaacttggacaaagcatccgcggcttcattttctgctcgcggcacatggtgaaactcacatccttcgaagaatccggcaatcttttgcacgtgaaaccggtacgaggccatgttggcgtcttttgcatcccaatctcctgagcactgctgtaccacaaggtctgaatcgccatagcaaatgatccggtgtgcaccgatttcttttgcgaccttaagcccatggatcaaagcttcatattcagcgacattgttcgatgccctgaaatgtacttgcaaaacataccggaggtggtctccttttggtgaagtaagcaccacaccggcacctagaccttccttgagcttagatccatcaaagtgcatcttccagtattctatcctctgatctggcggtttgtattgcatctccgcccaatcaacaaggaaatcagccaaagcctgtgattttatggcatctcttctttcatataccggcacgtacggtgatatctggatcgcccattttgcaatccggccgctggcatctttgttgcacatgatgtcggaaattggtgcttcactcaccaccttcatggggtgttcctcaaagtagtgcttg
This region of Lolium perenne isolate Kyuss_39 chromosome 2, Kyuss_2.0, whole genome shotgun sequence genomic DNA includes:
- the LOC139835077 gene encoding uncharacterized protein; the encoded protein is MVVVNIMIMVYPLNVMVIPEASIDALKEQLATAQREKDELNRQHQDELNALKTSYQDLKSQLIQLGLDHAKALKAAEVSAAAKLDEALEDASNATVVLRAELEEMAKARKGAEEKAARLEEERKECDQLILQTDTLALRKKDLVKDV